In Chloracidobacterium sp., the following proteins share a genomic window:
- a CDS encoding protein kinase produces MVGSQINQYKILEKIGSGGQGTVYKALDTKLNRQAVIKILPPDLTKKTANFKRFEREAQLCSQLDHPNICTIYDFNDADGTFYIAMQYVEGKNVRQLVAGRPLELKSALSIAIQVCDALAYAHSKNIIHRDIKAGNVMVTGSGQVKILDFGLAKLLEDEQIEQNEGLDKTEITELGIPYGTATYAAPEQARGERADERSDIFSTGILLYEMLTGIWAFQGKTVIDVRHQVLYGTPKPLADMRTGPLPPQLQQIIDKALQKEPKGRYQKIAQMRDELRAVMQQVAGAPLMPSDTYAPAHADGSTVKRMLNWFTGRSTPESTSSQSFPSQISASSQPSFAPDISMTATGTEKKSVAILPFQNLSQDGASAFYEFALADAVITELAQIRSIIVRPSSVIAKYQGKEIDPRDAGKELRVHAVLSAGFIRAGEKLRVTAQLLDVQTGDILWSDRIDAEGSDILALQDGIAHRILEGLRLELTDLEAEKLGKRATDNAEAWEEYLRGRDHFGRFIFRTIDAEDCDAAIACFKRAIELDPHFALAYSGLGACYANRVFKGLGEPEDYTYAEAAFSKAFFYDQNVVEARVLMVMIYMARGEKKKARSEIELLQKQFPNDAALYFVTGVINRLDGKYEESLKAFDKLTRLDPAARAVAAYNRARIFIYKREFDKANEELDKGFKVEPNHPMLRIFRSGVLYYTGEKDEAIDVMSKVLKENPRMDGVRPLFAIYLAGSGREDEAREQLTDDALAISRSDHDMAYWVGATYALLGDKDLAFKWLNKAIRLGNQNKPHFENDINIESLRSDERWTELMEKIDTSDD; encoded by the coding sequence ATGGTCGGTTCTCAGATCAACCAATACAAGATCCTCGAAAAGATCGGCTCGGGTGGCCAGGGAACCGTTTATAAGGCCCTCGACACAAAGCTCAACCGTCAGGCCGTCATCAAGATTCTCCCGCCGGATCTTACGAAGAAGACCGCTAACTTCAAACGATTCGAACGCGAGGCACAGCTCTGCTCACAACTGGACCATCCGAATATCTGCACGATCTACGACTTTAACGATGCCGACGGGACGTTTTACATCGCGATGCAGTATGTGGAGGGCAAGAATGTGCGCCAGCTTGTCGCCGGACGCCCGCTTGAACTGAAAAGTGCGTTGTCGATCGCCATTCAGGTCTGCGATGCGCTAGCATACGCACATTCAAAGAACATCATCCACCGAGACATCAAGGCCGGCAACGTGATGGTGACCGGTTCGGGGCAGGTGAAGATCCTCGATTTTGGCCTCGCCAAGCTGCTCGAAGACGAACAGATAGAGCAGAACGAGGGCCTCGATAAAACCGAGATCACCGAGCTTGGAATTCCATACGGGACGGCGACATACGCCGCACCCGAGCAGGCCCGAGGCGAGCGAGCTGATGAGCGGTCGGATATTTTCTCAACGGGCATTCTGCTCTATGAAATGCTCACCGGCATCTGGGCATTTCAGGGCAAGACCGTTATAGACGTGCGGCATCAGGTGCTCTACGGTACGCCAAAACCCCTTGCTGACATGCGAACGGGGCCGCTGCCGCCGCAACTGCAGCAGATCATCGACAAGGCCCTGCAAAAGGAACCCAAGGGCCGCTATCAGAAGATCGCACAGATGCGCGATGAACTTCGTGCCGTGATGCAGCAGGTAGCGGGTGCTCCCCTAATGCCATCTGATACATACGCTCCGGCGCATGCGGACGGCAGCACGGTGAAACGCATGCTCAACTGGTTCACCGGCAGATCGACGCCCGAATCGACAAGCTCGCAATCTTTCCCATCGCAGATCTCCGCGTCGAGTCAGCCGTCATTCGCGCCTGATATCTCAATGACGGCGACCGGCACCGAAAAGAAGAGCGTTGCCATACTGCCGTTCCAGAACCTCAGCCAGGACGGGGCTTCGGCCTTTTACGAGTTTGCTCTCGCGGACGCCGTGATCACGGAACTTGCTCAGATCCGCTCGATCATCGTCAGGCCATCGTCGGTGATCGCAAAATATCAGGGCAAAGAGATCGACCCGCGCGATGCCGGAAAGGAACTGCGCGTCCATGCTGTTCTTTCGGCGGGATTTATCCGAGCTGGCGAAAAGCTGCGTGTGACCGCCCAGCTTCTCGACGTACAGACCGGCGACATCCTCTGGTCGGACCGTATCGATGCCGAGGGCAGCGATATTCTCGCTCTGCAGGACGGCATTGCTCACCGCATCCTGGAAGGGCTGCGGCTCGAACTCACCGACCTCGAGGCCGAGAAACTCGGCAAGCGGGCGACCGATAATGCCGAGGCTTGGGAAGAATACCTTCGCGGCCGCGACCATTTTGGACGGTTCATCTTTCGCACGATCGACGCAGAGGATTGCGACGCCGCGATCGCTTGCTTCAAACGAGCGATCGAACTTGATCCTCATTTTGCCCTCGCCTACAGCGGGCTCGGTGCGTGTTATGCGAACCGCGTCTTCAAAGGGCTGGGCGAACCTGAGGACTACACCTACGCCGAAGCGGCGTTCAGCAAAGCCTTCTTCTACGACCAGAATGTTGTCGAGGCCCGCGTGCTGATGGTCATGATCTACATGGCCCGCGGCGAGAAAAAAAAGGCCCGCAGCGAGATCGAATTGCTGCAAAAACAGTTTCCGAATGATGCTGCTCTCTATTTCGTCACCGGCGTCATCAACCGCCTCGACGGTAAATACGAGGAATCGCTAAAGGCGTTTGATAAGCTCACGCGTCTCGACCCCGCGGCCCGTGCTGTCGCGGCTTACAACCGTGCCCGTATCTTTATCTACAAACGTGAGTTCGACAAGGCGAACGAGGAATTGGACAAGGGATTTAAGGTCGAGCCGAACCATCCGATGCTGAGGATCTTTCGCTCGGGCGTGCTCTATTACACCGGCGAGAAGGATGAGGCGATCGATGTGATGAGCAAGGTGCTCAAGGAGAATCCGCGAATGGATGGCGTGAGGCCTCTCTTTGCGATCTACCTTGCCGGCTCGGGCCGCGAAGACGAGGCCCGCGAACAACTCACTGACGACGCTCTCGCCATCTCTCGCTCCGACCACGACATGGCATACTGGGTCGGAGCCACCTACGCTCTGCTGGGCGACAAAGACCTCGCCTTCAAATGGCTAAACAAAGCCATCCGCCTCGGCAATCAAAACAAACCGCACTTCGAAAACGACATCAATATCGAATCGCTCCGCTCTGACGAACGATGGACGGAGTTGATGGAAAAGATCGACACAAGCGACGACTAA
- a CDS encoding glycosyltransferase yields the protein MLLDTGTNEKLSREGSLHGRDIVCFSHDWTGDPLSKTHLMRILARDNRVLWVNAIANRMPTASSKDVSRIFNKLKSFTEPIREVEPNIFVLNPLAIPAYGSKNVVSINQAFLVRQVKAAMRKLGFANVVNMVFNPAAGMIAGRLGESELIYYCVDEYTAFTGVSDGLKSIEDDLFRRADLVVVSAERLFDSKKHLNPNTHIIRHGTDWQHFRAAVDGGLTMPADIADLPRPIIGFHGLLADWVDYELIKKVAEHVANGSIVLIGKVAVDAEQKIKTLDGVPNVHLLGRKPYADLPAYCAAFDVALNPFAINELTLAANPLKVREYLAAGLPVVSTDIPEVRILDDVLVGADHADFIAKIETALSAPKPRVQVSDAIRHESWDAKVEELRNIMQRDRSL from the coding sequence ATGCTTTTAGACACGGGGACAAACGAAAAGTTGAGCAGAGAAGGCTCGCTCCACGGTCGTGACATCGTGTGCTTCTCACACGACTGGACCGGCGACCCGCTGTCAAAAACGCACCTGATGCGCATTCTCGCCCGTGACAACCGTGTGCTCTGGGTTAACGCCATCGCCAACCGCATGCCAACGGCGTCGAGCAAAGACGTATCGCGTATCTTTAACAAACTAAAGAGCTTTACCGAGCCAATTCGCGAGGTTGAGCCGAATATCTTTGTCCTTAATCCGCTCGCAATTCCCGCCTACGGCAGCAAGAATGTGGTCTCGATCAATCAGGCTTTCCTTGTTCGCCAGGTCAAAGCCGCGATGCGAAAACTCGGCTTTGCAAACGTCGTCAACATGGTCTTTAACCCAGCCGCCGGCATGATCGCCGGCCGTCTCGGCGAGAGCGAACTGATCTATTACTGCGTTGATGAATACACCGCATTCACAGGCGTCAGCGACGGTCTAAAGTCTATCGAAGACGACTTGTTCCGCCGCGCCGATCTTGTTGTCGTCTCGGCCGAGCGGCTTTTTGACTCAAAGAAACACCTCAATCCAAACACGCACATCATCCGACACGGCACGGATTGGCAGCACTTTCGCGCAGCGGTGGACGGCGGCCTCACAATGCCCGCCGACATCGCCGATCTGCCGCGGCCGATCATCGGTTTTCACGGCCTGCTTGCCGATTGGGTCGATTACGAACTGATAAAAAAGGTGGCTGAACACGTTGCCAATGGCTCGATCGTCCTTATCGGCAAAGTCGCTGTCGATGCCGAACAGAAGATCAAGACGCTCGACGGTGTTCCGAATGTTCACCTGCTCGGCCGCAAACCTTACGCCGACCTCCCCGCATATTGCGCAGCGTTCGACGTCGCCCTCAATCCATTCGCGATCAATGAATTGACGCTCGCGGCGAATCCGCTGAAGGTCCGCGAATACCTCGCCGCCGGACTGCCCGTCGTCTCGACCGACATCCCCGAGGTCCGCATCCTCGACGACGTGCTCGTCGGCGCCGATCACGCAGATTTCATCGCAAAGATCGAGACCGCGCTGTCCGCGCCAAAACCGCGAGTCCAGGTCAGTGACGCCATCCGGCACGAGAGTTGGGACGCAAAGGTTGAGGAGTTGAGGAACATCATGCAACGGGATCGCTCTTTATGA
- a CDS encoding class I SAM-dependent methyltransferase: protein MSATMTNDLKIAEQHQTEVAAGERFEFGKNWAAFLALLDDERIAKAEESLKAMLEVDSLEGKALLDIGSGSGLFSLAARRLGARVHSFDFDSSSFACTQELRNRYFPNDPNWRVEQGSALDAEYLNSLGAFDVVYSWGVLHHTGEMWRALENAVIPTKPGGKLFIAIYNDTGSQARRWHWIKKTYCRLPRIFKTPFAVAVSLPDELKRLVSALGRLKPSEYVHSWTRYKNGRGMNRWHDIIDWVGGFPYEVATVDQIFDFYKERGFALTKVMTRGVGLGCNEFVFRKN from the coding sequence ATGAGTGCCACGATGACAAACGATCTGAAGATCGCCGAGCAGCACCAAACCGAGGTCGCCGCCGGCGAGCGGTTTGAGTTTGGCAAGAACTGGGCCGCGTTTCTCGCGTTGCTCGATGATGAGCGCATCGCGAAGGCCGAGGAATCGCTCAAGGCGATGCTCGAGGTCGATTCGCTTGAGGGCAAGGCGCTCCTCGACATTGGCTCGGGCAGCGGGCTGTTCTCGCTTGCGGCAAGGCGCTTGGGTGCACGGGTTCATTCGTTCGATTTCGATTCGAGCAGCTTTGCGTGCACGCAGGAATTGCGTAATCGTTACTTCCCTAACGACCCGAACTGGCGTGTTGAGCAGGGCTCGGCACTCGACGCCGAATATCTCAACAGCTTAGGCGCATTTGACGTCGTTTACTCTTGGGGCGTCCTGCATCACACAGGTGAGATGTGGCGGGCACTTGAGAACGCCGTGATCCCAACCAAACCCGGCGGCAAGCTCTTCATCGCCATTTACAACGACACCGGCAGCCAGGCCCGCAGATGGCATTGGATAAAAAAGACATACTGCCGGCTTCCACGAATATTCAAGACGCCGTTCGCCGTCGCAGTCTCATTGCCCGACGAACTAAAACGCCTCGTCTCGGCCCTTGGTCGCCTCAAGCCATCCGAATACGTCCACTCCTGGACCCGCTACAAGAACGGCCGCGGCATGAACCGATGGCATGACATCATCGACTGGGTCGGCGGGTTTCCTTATGAGGTCGCAACGGTCGATCAGATCTTCGACTTTTACAAAGAGCGCGGATTTGCTCTTACCAAAGTAATGACCCGCGGGGTTGGCCTTGGATGCAATGAATTTGTGTTCCGCAAAAACTGA